In a single window of the Montipora capricornis isolate CH-2021 chromosome 11, ASM3666992v2, whole genome shotgun sequence genome:
- the LOC138023711 gene encoding N(6)-adenine-specific methyltransferase METTL4-like isoform X2, whose protein sequence is MSIIGLSDNGFLVDHKKSISDSVSELSISCKSSLFALFEPYFRCSDSTSTSSGTRKRKRKKSLISAGVVHVSEEDRAAHIYHQKVRDVIEVGVHSLVKIGVDKKHFCPEVEYVEQDIMLPADQGLDLRNVKDLFGRMIFHPQDSPRLLNISGQDFVLPENCSFLLSDASNLSPLVVHAEQNGLYDLVVLDPPWYNKSAKRSSKYSFMSLWEIKSLPVPRLLAPGALVGIWVTNKQKYLRFTKSELLPHWSLELVGEWFWVKVTRRGELVTVLDSPHKKPYEPLLIGRFQPRMKVFASESLSSAMDFKKQDNCLGSDLQCNSPKRRKIEQSCDFDNTDTFFICGTDRKFSSLTPEITSTVCKSVSDLLCAECSRSKNDISKTSSTIVACQCLNHHSLNCQEMFHKTKGRASVEIRLKDNVKQNATKQIPFVGQSVRKRTCEAGMHLSLEECDRESLQNPTGKVSESVIDGCNKLPYHQVICSVPCRIHSRKPPLNEIFAKYVPPQSRCLEMFARNLTPNWTSWGNEVDLLF, encoded by the exons ATGTCGATAATCGGTTTGTCTGACAACGGATTTCTAGTTGATCACAAGAAGAGTATTTCTGATTCAGTTTCAGAACTATCTATTTCATGCAAATCTAGTTTATTTGCTTTGTTTGAGCCGTACTTTCGCTGCAGTGACAGTACTAGTACTAGTTCTGGAACCCGAAAACGAAAG CGCAAAAAATCTTTGATCAGTGCTGGTGTTGTACACGTATCTGAGGAGGACAGAGCCGCTCATATCTATCATCAAAAG GTGAGAGACGTAATTGAAGTGGGAGTGCATAGTCTGGTCAAGATTGGAGTGgataaaaaacatttttgtccTGAAGTTGAATACGTAGAACAAGATATCATGCTGCCAG CTGACCAAGGCCTGGATTTAAGAAATGTGAAAGATCTTTTTGGTCGCATGATTTTCCACCCTCAAGACAGTCCAAGGTTGCTAAATATTTCTGGACAAGATTTtgttttacctgaaaactgtagCTTCTTGTTGTCTGATGCCAGCAACTTATCCCCTCTTGTTGTTCATG CCGAGCAGAATGGTCTCTATGATTTGGTGGTGTTGGACCCTCCTTGGTATAACAAATCGGCCAAACGAAGCTCAAA GTATTCCTTCATGTCCTTATGGGAGATCAAGTCTCTTCCAGTCCCTCGTCTTCTTGCTCCTGGAGCTCTGGTGGGAATCTGGGTAACAAATAAGCAGAAATATCTTAGGTTCACCAAATCAGAGCTTTTACCTCATTGGTCACTTGAACTGGTAGGCGAGTGGTTCTGGGTCAAGGTTACAAGACGAGGAGAGCTGGTGACAGTATTGGATTCACCTCATAAGAAACCCTACGAACCACTTCTGATTGGACGATTTCAACCAAGGATGAAAGTATTTGCGAGTGAGAGTCTCAGTTCAGCAATGGACTTCAAAAAGCAAGATAATTGTCTTGGATCAGATTTACAATGTAATTCACCTAAAAGAAGGAAAATAGAGCAATCTTGTGATTTTGATAATACTGACACATTTTTCATTTGTGGCACAGACAGAAAGTTTTCTTCGTTGACACCAGAAATCACATCAACAGTTTGTAAATCTGTATCTGACTTACTTTGTGCTGAATGCAGTAGAAGCAAAAATGACATATCCAAAACTTCATCAACAATAGTGGCTTGCCAGTGCTTAAATCATCACAGTTTGAATTGTCAAGAAATGTTCCACAAAACTAAAGGACGTGCATCAGTAGAGATAAGATTGAAGGACAATGTTAAACAAAATGCAACGAAACAAATACCATTTGTTGGACAGAGTGTGAGAAAGAGGACTTGTGAGGCTGGCATGCATTTAAGTCTGGAAGAATGTGATAGAGAATCTCTGCAAAATCCAACTGGCAAAGTTTCGGAATCAGTTATTGATGGTTGTAACAAGTTGCCGTATCACCAAGTAATATGCAGTGTGCCTTGCAGGATCCATTCTAGAAAACCACCCCTGAACG